One window of Micropterus dolomieu isolate WLL.071019.BEF.003 ecotype Adirondacks linkage group LG13, ASM2129224v1, whole genome shotgun sequence genomic DNA carries:
- the LOC123982075 gene encoding uncharacterized protein LOC123982075 isoform X1 produces the protein MDEEEDLETLGEQLYNLIYPKHKETAGKLTGMLLELPGTVLSQMLQDEATLTAAVEKALRALQLAQEPSKVRCKDEDDVSMSSDSLGEQLFELVDVYNTGHSQKITGMLLEQRKEAVINLLSDPKQLEEQVNFALKTLKEQNPEETDISDSSDTDDTERLGEKIFSLVEELDPRHANDITGMLLEMDPTALQQLLSDHTMLEGAVQKAQAALDT, from the exons ATGGATGAAGAAGAAGATCTGGAGACACTTGGTGAGCAACTGTACAATCTGATTTACCCCAAACACAAAGAGACTGCTGGAAAACTCACAG GTATGTTGCTGGAGCTGCCAGGTACCGTCCTGAGTCAGATGCTGCAGGACGAGGCCACGCTGACCGCAGCCGTGGAGAAAGCCCTCAGAGCCCTACAGCTGGCACAGGAGCCCAG CAAGGTAAGATGTAAGGACGAAGATGATGTGTCCATGTCGTCTGACTCTCTGGGGGAGCAGCTGTTTGAGCTGGTGGATGTTTATAACACTGGCCACTCACAGAAAATCACAG GAATGCTTCTGGAGCAGCGCAAAGAGGCAGTTATAAACCTTCTTTCAGATCCAAAACAGCTGGAAGAGCAGGTGAACTTTGCCCTGAAGACACTTAAAGA GCAGAACCCGGAGGAGACAGACATCAGTGACTCGTCGGACACTGATGACACAGAGAGGCTGGGAGAGAAGATCTTCTCACTGGTGGAGGAGCTAGATCCACGTCATGCAAATGATATTACAG GTATGCTACTGGAGATGGACCCAACTGCTCTCCAACAGCTGCTCAGTGACCACACAATGCTGGAGGGTGCTGTTCAGAAAGCACAAGCAGCACTGGACACTTAA
- the LOC123982075 gene encoding uncharacterized protein LOC123982075 isoform X2 — protein sequence MDEEEDLETLGEQLYNLIYPKHKETAGKLTGMLLELPGTVLSQMLQDEATLTAAVEKALRALQLAQEPSKVRCKDEDDVSMSSDSLGEQLFELVDVYNTGHSQKITGMLLEQRKEAVINLLSDPKQLEEQNPEETDISDSSDTDDTERLGEKIFSLVEELDPRHANDITGMLLEMDPTALQQLLSDHTMLEGAVQKAQAALDT from the exons ATGGATGAAGAAGAAGATCTGGAGACACTTGGTGAGCAACTGTACAATCTGATTTACCCCAAACACAAAGAGACTGCTGGAAAACTCACAG GTATGTTGCTGGAGCTGCCAGGTACCGTCCTGAGTCAGATGCTGCAGGACGAGGCCACGCTGACCGCAGCCGTGGAGAAAGCCCTCAGAGCCCTACAGCTGGCACAGGAGCCCAG CAAGGTAAGATGTAAGGACGAAGATGATGTGTCCATGTCGTCTGACTCTCTGGGGGAGCAGCTGTTTGAGCTGGTGGATGTTTATAACACTGGCCACTCACAGAAAATCACAG GAATGCTTCTGGAGCAGCGCAAAGAGGCAGTTATAAACCTTCTTTCAGATCCAAAACAGCTGGAAGAGCAG AACCCGGAGGAGACAGACATCAGTGACTCGTCGGACACTGATGACACAGAGAGGCTGGGAGAGAAGATCTTCTCACTGGTGGAGGAGCTAGATCCACGTCATGCAAATGATATTACAG GTATGCTACTGGAGATGGACCCAACTGCTCTCCAACAGCTGCTCAGTGACCACACAATGCTGGAGGGTGCTGTTCAGAAAGCACAAGCAGCACTGGACACTTAA
- the rpl28 gene encoding 60S ribosomal protein L28 has translation MSSHLQWMIIRNCSSFLIKRNGQTYSTEPNNLKSRNSFRFNGLVHKKTVGVQPAADGKGVVVVLKKRAGQHKPAGSYEKITINKNSRATLNSLRHIIRKNKYRKDLRMAALRRASAILKSQKPVVVKKKRTRATKTA, from the exons ATGTCGTCCCATTTGCAGTGGATGATCATCAGGAACTGCTCCAGCTTCCTCATCAAGAGGAACGGACAGACCTACAGTACT GAGCCCAACAACCTGAAGTCCAGGAACTCTTTCCGCTTCAATGGTTTGGTGCACAAGAAGACTGTAGGTGTGCAGCCAGCGGCTGACGGCAAGGGAGTCGTCGTTGTTCTGAAGAAGCGTGCAG GCCAGCACAAACCTGCAGGCTCGTATGAGAAGATCACTATCAACAAGAACTCCCGCGCCACCCTCAACAGCCTGAGGCACATCATTCGCAAGAACAAGTACAGGAAGGACCTGCGCATG GCTGCCCTTCGTCGTGCCAGTGCCATTCTGAAGAGCCAGAAGCCTGTTGTGGTTAAAAAGAAGCGCACCAGGGCTACCAAGACGGCATAA